In Leptodesmis sichuanensis A121, the following are encoded in one genomic region:
- a CDS encoding ISL3 family transposase, with protein sequence MGIDEISKRKGHQNFATVIGDVEAGKLIEVIDSHQQEDIIETLKQQPIEVRAKVEEVSVDMWGGFPKVVKKVFPNAVVVIDRFHVMKLVNEELNKIRRQSGVSDRGSKFILLKNGKDLTAEEKTKLEEILKRSKRLGKAYEWKEEFRAIYEQPLTVEEGKRQIQGWLDQARVVYSEASTTIRNHLDGISNYFRNRTTSGAMEGINNRIKLIKRQAYGFVNFNNFRERLLACFSD encoded by the coding sequence ATTGGGATTGATGAAATCAGCAAGCGGAAAGGGCATCAAAACTTCGCCACCGTTATCGGCGACGTTGAGGCCGGGAAATTGATTGAAGTGATTGACAGTCACCAACAGGAAGACATTATTGAAACCCTGAAGCAGCAGCCCATAGAGGTGCGTGCAAAAGTTGAAGAGGTGAGCGTGGATATGTGGGGAGGGTTCCCAAAGGTAGTCAAGAAAGTGTTTCCCAATGCCGTGGTAGTGATTGACCGCTTTCATGTCATGAAATTAGTCAATGAGGAGTTAAATAAAATTCGTAGACAATCGGGTGTATCAGACCGAGGTAGCAAATTCATTTTGCTCAAGAATGGCAAGGATTTAACAGCAGAAGAAAAGACAAAGTTAGAAGAGATTCTGAAACGGTCAAAGCGATTAGGAAAAGCCTATGAGTGGAAAGAAGAGTTTCGCGCGATTTATGAACAACCATTAACCGTTGAGGAAGGCAAGCGTCAGATCCAAGGGTGGCTCGATCAAGCGCGAGTCGTCTATAGTGAAGCAAGCACAACGATTCGTAACCATTTAGATGGGATTAGCAACTACTTTCGGAATCGCACAACGAGTGGCGCAATGGAGGGAATCAACAACCGAATTAAATTGATTAAACGGCAAGCTTATGGCTTTGTCAATTTCAACAATTTTCGAGAAAGACTATTAGCCTGCTTCTCTGATTAA
- a CDS encoding PhoH family protein: MLPLLKAIFFASHPCQCPVVLVSKDINLRIKADALGLVAEDYKTDKVDVQELYTGLAEVLVSAEDMNQLFKEGYLALPGEFFPNQMLTLVDAINPSHTALATVEGESGKVVALHKLPHGGVSRIYPRNREQKFALELLLNDAISLVTLVGKAGTGKTLLAIAAGLQKVADERLYTRLLISRPVIPMGKDIGYLPGDISEKLTPWMQPLYDNFDLIFGTQDPSGKPSHWRRGHEELIEQGMLQIEPLTYIRGRTIPKQFLIVDEAQNLTPHEVKTILTRAGEGTKVVLTGDLDQIDNPYVDAASNGLTYVVEKFKEEPLAGHITLLKGERSDLAERAATLL; encoded by the coding sequence TTGCTGCCTCTCCTCAAAGCCATCTTTTTCGCATCGCACCCATGTCAATGTCCGGTCGTGCTGGTCAGTAAGGACATCAACCTGCGAATCAAAGCCGATGCCCTGGGACTGGTAGCGGAAGACTACAAGACCGACAAGGTGGATGTGCAGGAACTGTATACCGGGCTGGCGGAAGTACTGGTCAGTGCCGAGGACATGAACCAGTTATTCAAAGAAGGCTACTTGGCGCTGCCTGGGGAATTTTTCCCCAACCAGATGCTGACTCTGGTGGATGCGATCAATCCCTCGCACACGGCACTGGCAACGGTGGAGGGTGAGAGTGGTAAGGTGGTCGCCCTGCACAAATTACCGCATGGTGGCGTGTCGCGCATTTATCCCCGCAATCGGGAACAGAAGTTTGCCCTGGAACTGTTACTGAATGATGCTATTTCCCTAGTGACGCTGGTGGGCAAGGCAGGAACGGGGAAGACGTTGCTGGCGATCGCCGCAGGCCTGCAAAAAGTTGCTGATGAACGTCTGTATACCCGTTTGCTGATTTCCCGCCCCGTCATTCCAATGGGCAAAGACATTGGCTACCTGCCCGGAGATATCAGTGAAAAACTCACTCCCTGGATGCAGCCCCTCTATGACAACTTCGATTTGATTTTTGGTACTCAGGATCCTTCTGGCAAACCCAGCCACTGGCGACGCGGCCACGAAGAACTGATAGAACAGGGAATGCTGCAAATCGAGCCATTAACTTATATCCGGGGTCGTACGATTCCCAAACAATTTCTGATTGTGGATGAAGCTCAGAACCTGACTCCCCATGAAGTTAAAACCATCCTGACCCGCGCCGGAGAAGGGACAAAAGTGGTGCTGACGGGCGACCTGGATCAAATTGATAATCCTTATGTGGATGCCGCCAGTAATGGCCTGACCTATGTAGTCGAGAAATTTAAGGAGGAACCGCTGGCAGGTCACATAACCTTGCTTAAGGGGGAACGCTCTGACCTGGCCGAGCGAGCCGCTACCCTGCTGTGA
- a CDS encoding DUF2811 domain-containing protein codes for MNTTVSLLVEVPEILHESLRNYLEMRPDWDQDRVITAALSLFLLQNQSETAPEKLHHRQASRIYLDTLFKRPIGQN; via the coding sequence ATGAATACCACTGTTAGTTTGCTAGTCGAAGTCCCCGAAATTCTGCATGAATCCCTGAGAAATTACCTCGAGATGCGCCCTGACTGGGATCAAGATCGGGTGATTACAGCAGCACTCTCCCTATTCCTATTACAAAACCAGAGTGAAACAGCTCCGGAAAAGCTGCATCATCGGCAAGCCTCCCGCATTTATCTCGATACGCTGTTCAAGCGACCGATCGGACAGAACTAA
- a CDS encoding PIN domain-containing protein — MKKVFVLDTNVLLHDPAAMMQFKDNDVVLPITIIEELDRFKKQPEMTGRNAREASRRLDELRQQGHLLDGVEINDGGKLRVTLCHRETFLELPPELERDRGDNAILATGLELKRQCQWGAKRKKWVG; from the coding sequence ATGAAGAAAGTCTTTGTCCTTGATACCAATGTACTGCTCCACGATCCCGCCGCCATGATGCAGTTTAAGGACAATGACGTGGTACTACCCATTACCATTATTGAGGAACTTGACCGGTTTAAAAAACAACCGGAGATGACTGGCCGCAATGCCCGGGAAGCCTCCCGTCGATTAGACGAACTGCGCCAGCAAGGGCACCTTCTGGACGGCGTGGAGATTAACGATGGGGGCAAGTTGCGGGTCACGCTGTGTCACCGGGAAACCTTTCTGGAGTTGCCGCCAGAACTGGAGCGCGATCGCGGTGATAATGCGATCCTGGCAACAGGTCTGGAACTGAAGCGGCAATGTCAATGGGGTGCCAAGCGGAAAAAATGGGTAGGTTAG
- a CDS encoding transposase family protein yields MDIHLDRLLNFPHVTVENCIQKDNEVYLKLRLLNQESSCPHCKKLSSELHQNRPILIRDLSIFGQVTYLKIARRQFYCRDCQRYFTESLTFMDAGRQYTRRYEEHIYQQVQLSSMEQVGRVEGLSFERIEGIFKHQYAQKKTRDGQESNALGLMKSASGKGIKTSPPLSATLRPGN; encoded by the coding sequence ATGGACATACATCTTGATAGATTGCTTAACTTCCCTCACGTTACGGTTGAAAATTGCATTCAAAAAGACAATGAAGTGTACTTAAAGTTGCGCTTGCTCAATCAAGAATCTAGCTGTCCACACTGTAAGAAATTAAGTTCAGAGTTGCATCAAAACCGTCCGATTTTGATTCGAGACCTATCGATTTTTGGCCAAGTCACTTATTTGAAAATTGCTCGTCGTCAGTTTTATTGTCGTGATTGCCAACGTTATTTTACTGAGTCATTGACATTTATGGACGCAGGACGGCAGTACACTCGACGCTATGAGGAGCATATTTACCAGCAAGTACAACTGTCAAGTATGGAGCAAGTGGGTCGCGTAGAAGGATTAAGCTTTGAGCGCATTGAAGGGATTTTCAAGCATCAGTATGCACAGAAAAAAACACGGGATGGGCAGGAGTCAAACGCATTGGGATTGATGAAATCAGCAAGCGGAAAGGGCATCAAAACTTCGCCACCGTTATCGGCGACGTTGAGGCCGGGAAATTGA
- a CDS encoding Uma2 family endonuclease has translation MTSTRKLTFADYLALDDSGLERRAELIDGVLTELPPETWFNNDIAMFLFLKLVENGIPFQQVKVHSCELQTPILESGDAANRYPDLVVVDEVHRAKPNQRMTITLNMPPPRLVVEVVSPGKTNRDRDYLRKRAQYAAIGIPEYLIVDPQESVVILLVLAADGYREAGCYQGKQRVQLLSFPDLELTAEEILAAGQVG, from the coding sequence ATGACTTCCACTCGTAAGCTGACCTTTGCAGACTATCTGGCCCTGGACGATTCAGGACTGGAAAGACGGGCTGAATTAATTGATGGAGTATTGACAGAATTGCCACCGGAAACCTGGTTTAACAATGACATTGCGATGTTTCTATTCTTGAAACTGGTGGAAAATGGTATTCCATTTCAGCAGGTGAAGGTACATAGCTGCGAACTCCAAACCCCCATTCTGGAAAGTGGGGATGCGGCGAATCGCTATCCAGATCTGGTGGTTGTGGATGAGGTGCATCGAGCTAAGCCCAACCAGCGGATGACGATTACGCTGAATATGCCCCCACCGCGATTAGTTGTGGAGGTAGTCAGTCCGGGCAAAACAAACCGGGACAGGGATTACCTTCGTAAACGTGCTCAGTATGCGGCGATCGGCATTCCTGAATACCTGATTGTGGATCCCCAAGAAAGTGTTGTGATTTTACTGGTGCTGGCGGCTGACGGGTATCGAGAAGCAGGCTGCTATCAGGGCAAGCAGCGTGTGCAATTACTCTCATTTCCTGATCTTGAATTGACCGCAGAGGAAATCCTTGCAGCGGGGCAGGTGGGGTGA
- a CDS encoding IS630 family transposase — MDKPDARHLSIETQNYLRQQAIRLREQGKRVKDISEYLGVHRNTVWEWWWEYEHYGEDALYQLERGRQVGEGRTLERWQEEAVQTAMQDHFPEDYQIDSALWTRRAVQALMEQVCQVKMPIRTVGEYLKRWGYTPKKPVERAYEQDPKTVQRWLEHEYPEIEQRAKTEGAEIAWGDESGVSSTEYGGRGYALLGTSPEIRPSERNRERVNYIASVSNQGGVQFMLYTCTLAAELFIRFCQRLIAKRQRKLFW, encoded by the coding sequence ATGGATAAACCAGATGCCAGGCACCTCTCGATAGAAACCCAAAACTACCTGCGGCAGCAAGCGATTCGCCTCCGAGAGCAGGGCAAACGGGTTAAAGACATTAGTGAGTATTTGGGCGTTCACCGCAACACGGTATGGGAATGGTGGTGGGAGTATGAACATTATGGAGAGGATGCTCTCTATCAGTTAGAGCGGGGACGACAAGTGGGGGAGGGGCGAACCTTGGAGCGCTGGCAGGAAGAGGCCGTGCAAACGGCGATGCAAGATCATTTTCCGGAAGATTACCAGATTGATAGTGCCCTGTGGACAAGACGAGCGGTGCAGGCATTAATGGAGCAAGTGTGTCAGGTGAAAATGCCAATTCGCACGGTGGGAGAGTATTTGAAACGCTGGGGGTACACGCCCAAGAAACCCGTAGAGCGAGCCTACGAGCAAGACCCAAAGACGGTACAACGGTGGTTGGAACACGAGTATCCGGAGATTGAGCAACGGGCCAAAACCGAAGGAGCAGAGATTGCTTGGGGGGATGAATCAGGCGTGTCCTCGACTGAGTATGGCGGACGAGGGTATGCCTTGCTGGGCACGTCTCCTGAGATTCGTCCCAGTGAGCGCAACCGAGAGCGCGTCAATTACATTGCCAGTGTGAGTAACCAGGGAGGAGTCCAGTTTATGCTCTACACTTGCACGTTGGCAGCAGAACTGTTCATCCGATTTTGCCAGCGGTTGATCGCCAAGCGCCAGCGGAAACTATTTTGGTAA
- a CDS encoding glutathione S-transferase family protein: protein MAQPSDAPQAGNSTKSQTGRKKGRSLPPKLMIQTGRFVWTQMWHLMMSNLAPRNKVGEYIRPESQFRNAISTAPDATYPSAAGRYKLYVGWGCPWAHRTLVVRALKGLEEAIAVSIVSPAPEEGGWILDVPEAGCRTLADLYELAAPGYGGRCTVPVLWDGKTKTIVNNESSDIIVMLNSEMNAFAKHPEIDLYPEELKATIDEWNEKIYHTVNNGVYRCGFAQTQEAYEKACNALFVTLDEIDQVLANRQYVCGDRITLTDVRLFTTLFRFDIVYYGLFKCNRRRIQDYPHLGPYLRDLYHFPGVADTCSLEAVKREYYGNLFPLNPGGIIPIGPDMTL from the coding sequence ATGGCACAACCTTCTGATGCGCCCCAGGCTGGCAACTCTACAAAATCTCAAACTGGTCGCAAGAAAGGGCGATCGCTCCCTCCCAAGCTGATGATTCAAACCGGGCGCTTTGTCTGGACGCAGATGTGGCACCTGATGATGTCCAATCTGGCTCCCCGCAACAAGGTGGGCGAATACATCCGTCCAGAGAGCCAGTTTCGCAATGCCATCAGTACAGCCCCGGATGCGACCTATCCGTCTGCCGCAGGACGCTACAAGCTGTATGTGGGGTGGGGTTGTCCCTGGGCACACCGGACACTGGTAGTCAGGGCATTGAAAGGATTGGAGGAAGCGATCGCGGTGTCGATCGTCTCTCCTGCCCCAGAAGAGGGCGGTTGGATTTTGGACGTGCCGGAAGCAGGCTGTCGTACCCTGGCGGATTTGTATGAACTGGCTGCACCGGGCTATGGGGGACGCTGCACCGTTCCCGTATTGTGGGATGGGAAAACGAAAACGATCGTCAATAATGAAAGCTCAGACATTATTGTGATGCTGAACTCGGAGATGAATGCCTTTGCCAAGCATCCCGAAATCGATTTGTATCCAGAAGAGTTAAAAGCGACGATCGATGAATGGAATGAGAAAATTTATCATACTGTGAATAATGGTGTATATCGCTGTGGATTCGCTCAAACTCAGGAAGCTTACGAAAAAGCCTGTAATGCCCTGTTTGTAACGCTGGATGAAATTGATCAGGTGTTGGCAAATCGACAGTATGTGTGTGGCGATCGCATTACCTTAACCGATGTTCGCCTGTTTACCACTCTGTTTCGCTTTGATATTGTCTATTACGGTTTATTCAAGTGTAACCGTCGCCGCATTCAGGACTATCCGCATCTAGGGCCATACCTGCGGGATCTGTATCACTTTCCTGGCGTGGCTGACACCTGTAGTTTAGAAGCCGTAAAACGGGAGTATTACGGTAATCTGTTTCCGCTGAATCCAGGGGGCATCATTCCGATCGGGCCAGATATGACATTATGA
- a CDS encoding RecB family exonuclease, translating into MTYQISATKLQAYNRCPYAYYLRYERRVVASEFFGSPALGTALHQALAQFHWDWHYQAPLPDLQWIHYCWRQHSSGLSNNQILEGMEILEKYYRTFIANQVAMNPPLAVEGKIQGYLQAENLEFMIVGRYDRIDFLPDGLELIDYKSSRERKLPDSSEIDVQIGLYYLALEQTYRQSLKYLSLLFLRSGEKIRFKATRDHQERVQKMISNLAVRLRHDRGWEPTPGKQCDRCTFARYCPAVTVNPVPVPETQTKPQLQLALNLA; encoded by the coding sequence ATGACATACCAGATCTCGGCAACTAAACTACAAGCATACAATCGCTGTCCCTATGCTTACTACCTGCGGTATGAACGTAGGGTGGTGGCCAGTGAGTTTTTTGGCTCTCCGGCTTTAGGAACGGCACTCCATCAAGCCCTGGCTCAGTTTCACTGGGATTGGCACTACCAGGCTCCCCTACCGGATCTGCAATGGATTCACTATTGCTGGCGACAGCATTCCTCCGGGTTAAGTAACAATCAAATCCTGGAAGGCATGGAGATTTTGGAGAAGTATTACCGCACCTTTATTGCCAATCAGGTCGCCATGAATCCGCCGTTGGCTGTGGAAGGCAAAATTCAGGGGTATCTGCAGGCCGAGAATCTGGAGTTTATGATTGTGGGCCGTTACGACCGGATCGACTTTTTGCCGGATGGTCTGGAACTGATTGATTACAAATCGAGCCGAGAGCGGAAGTTACCTGATTCGTCAGAAATTGATGTGCAGATTGGGCTGTACTATCTGGCACTGGAGCAGACCTATCGTCAGAGTCTAAAGTACCTCAGTTTGCTGTTTCTGCGGAGTGGGGAGAAGATTCGCTTCAAAGCCACCCGTGATCATCAAGAGCGGGTACAGAAGATGATCAGTAATCTGGCAGTGCGATTACGGCACGATCGCGGCTGGGAACCTACTCCCGGTAAACAGTGCGATCGTTGCACCTTCGCCCGTTACTGTCCCGCTGTTACCGTAAATCCGGTGCCAGTCCCTGAAACCCAGACAAAGCCCCAATTGCAGTTGGCATTGAATCTAGCTTAG
- a CDS encoding glycosyltransferase, with protein MTVLTGEPQGIVRNPKRLIYISDYLRGIEHLLTHWQAVLAEVPDAELHLFYGWKTYDTIANSPLIAKFPHLKGKKEKFLPLLQQPNVYEYGRVGHQQLIEELFKSGIYVYPCATPVEIFCIAAVKAQACGCACIVTNFAALAETVQVGIQIDGCAGEPAVNQAFLEAVIDLLKHPEKQEFLRREALAIKPTFGWDRVAKQWQDEFFLI; from the coding sequence ATCACAGTACTAACGGGAGAACCACAAGGGATTGTTAGAAATCCTAAACGACTAATTTATATTAGTGATTATTTACGAGGCATTGAGCATCTTTTAACCCATTGGCAAGCTGTTTTAGCTGAAGTTCCTGATGCCGAGCTACATCTATTTTACGGGTGGAAAACGTATGATACTATTGCGAATTCACCATTAATTGCTAAATTTCCCCATCTCAAGGGCAAAAAAGAAAAATTCTTGCCCCTTTTACAACAACCAAATGTTTATGAATATGGCCGGGTTGGGCATCAACAGTTAATTGAAGAACTGTTTAAATCAGGTATTTATGTTTACCCCTGCGCGACTCCTGTTGAGATTTTTTGCATTGCTGCAGTTAAAGCTCAAGCGTGTGGCTGTGCCTGTATTGTGACCAATTTTGCAGCCTTGGCTGAGACGGTACAAGTTGGAATTCAAATCGATGGTTGTGCTGGTGAACCTGCTGTGAATCAAGCTTTCCTTGAGGCTGTCATTGATTTACTCAAGCATCCTGAGAAACAAGAATTCCTCAGACGTGAAGCTTTAGCAATTAAGCCAACTTTTGGCTGGGATAGGGTTGCTAAACAATGGCAAGATGAATTCTTTTTGATTTAA
- a CDS encoding bifunctional metallophosphatase/5'-nucleotidase, with the protein MHKLNRWQWAAQVAVIGVGLALNAAQTVLAEVVPITLLHLNDIYEITPVEGGKRGGLARVATLRKQLLAKNRHTFTILAGDAFSPSALGTAKVNGERLAGKQMVVVMNAVGFNYATFGNHEFDISQNDFLQRLQESKFEWISSNVSDAAGHPFPGVVRDRILTIRSQQGKPVRIGLFGVTLDSNPQDYVRYEDALRTAREQVAKLRNQVDVLVAITHLSLQQDQQLAATFPGIDLILGGHEHENIQQWRIVDRPQKQSCLDSGVPIFKADANARTVYILDLNYDTDTRCLTIKSRLQPITPAIAEDPATAQVVKNWVQLGYQGFREQGFDPEQTVATISESLDGLESSVRNQPTNLTQLIAQAMLREVGNADLAIFNGGSIRIDDRLPAGAITQYDIIRVLPFGGKVLSVQMPGELLQRVLQQGQANRGTGGFLQTANVTRSTSGEWLIQGQPLQLQRTYAVAINDFLMTGKEQGLNFLNFNAPGVVKLTEKRDIRFAVIQELQSKP; encoded by the coding sequence ATGCATAAATTGAATCGATGGCAATGGGCGGCTCAGGTGGCCGTGATCGGTGTTGGATTAGCCCTGAATGCCGCTCAAACAGTGCTGGCTGAGGTTGTGCCCATCACCCTGCTACACCTGAACGATATTTACGAAATCACGCCCGTTGAAGGGGGCAAGCGAGGCGGACTGGCACGAGTAGCAACCTTGCGGAAACAATTACTGGCCAAAAATCGCCATACCTTCACAATTCTGGCAGGGGATGCCTTCAGTCCATCGGCCCTGGGAACGGCCAAGGTGAATGGAGAACGATTGGCCGGAAAGCAGATGGTTGTCGTGATGAATGCCGTCGGCTTTAACTATGCCACTTTTGGCAACCATGAATTTGATATTTCTCAGAATGACTTTTTGCAGCGGCTGCAGGAATCCAAGTTTGAATGGATTTCCAGCAATGTCAGTGACGCAGCCGGACACCCATTTCCCGGAGTGGTGCGCGATCGCATCCTCACCATTCGGAGTCAGCAGGGTAAACCCGTGCGGATTGGTTTATTCGGAGTCACCCTGGATAGCAATCCCCAGGACTATGTGCGGTACGAGGATGCGCTGCGAACAGCCAGGGAACAGGTGGCAAAGCTGCGTAATCAGGTTGATGTTTTGGTCGCCATCACTCACCTGAGCCTGCAACAAGATCAACAGTTAGCGGCAACCTTTCCTGGCATTGATCTGATCCTGGGTGGCCACGAACATGAAAATATTCAGCAATGGCGAATCGTCGATCGTCCCCAGAAGCAAAGCTGCCTGGATTCCGGTGTACCTATCTTTAAAGCCGATGCCAATGCCCGTACCGTGTATATCCTCGATCTGAACTATGATACGGATACTCGCTGCCTGACGATCAAGTCCCGCTTACAGCCGATTACTCCAGCGATCGCTGAAGATCCCGCTACTGCTCAGGTTGTCAAGAATTGGGTGCAACTTGGCTATCAGGGATTCCGAGAACAGGGCTTTGACCCAGAACAAACCGTCGCTACCATTTCTGAGAGCCTGGATGGTTTGGAAAGCAGTGTTCGCAATCAACCCACTAATCTGACTCAACTAATTGCTCAGGCGATGCTGCGAGAAGTCGGCAATGCGGATCTGGCAATTTTCAATGGTGGCTCGATTCGGATTGACGATCGTCTCCCTGCCGGAGCCATTACTCAATACGACATTATTCGTGTCTTACCCTTCGGCGGCAAAGTCCTCTCGGTACAAATGCCCGGTGAATTACTGCAACGAGTCCTTCAGCAGGGACAGGCCAATCGAGGAACAGGTGGCTTTTTGCAAACCGCGAATGTCACCCGTTCTACCTCTGGAGAGTGGTTGATTCAGGGACAACCGTTGCAACTCCAACGCACTTATGCCGTCGCCATTAATGACTTCCTCATGACTGGAAAAGAGCAAGGCTTAAACTTCTTAAATTTCAATGCTCCCGGAGTCGTGAAATTGACTGAGAAACGCGACATTCGCTTTGCCGTAATTCAGGAATTACAGAGTAAACCTTAA
- a CDS encoding glycosyltransferase family protein: protein MRWPANSIVIYSNLPLLHGEDWAAPSVEYGIGGSEEAVIYLSEELVNLGYQVTVFNPCGKFAGIYNGVSYCSLELFNPEDEFDILIIHRYWLHPMVMNLKARKIAIWLHDNPQFLSAIAENQRQEFLSSFNKLFVLSNYHRSFLPNWIPAEKLLMTRNGIKLSDFEKQGRLFRIRGENRII from the coding sequence ATGCGTTGGCCAGCAAATTCGATCGTTATTTACTCAAATCTGCCATTACTCCATGGAGAAGATTGGGCTGCCCCTTCAGTCGAATACGGCATTGGAGGGAGCGAGGAAGCAGTTATCTATTTAAGCGAGGAGCTTGTCAATCTGGGTTATCAGGTGACCGTGTTTAATCCTTGTGGAAAATTTGCAGGAATCTATAATGGGGTTTCTTACTGCTCTCTTGAGTTATTCAATCCAGAGGATGAATTTGATATTCTGATTATTCATCGCTATTGGTTGCATCCAATGGTGATGAATCTTAAAGCTAGGAAAATAGCCATTTGGTTGCATGATAATCCTCAATTCCTGTCTGCGATCGCAGAGAATCAACGGCAGGAGTTTTTATCAAGTTTCAATAAGCTCTTTGTTTTATCTAACTATCATCGATCGTTTTTGCCAAACTGGATTCCTGCGGAGAAGCTTCTAATGACCAGAAATGGCATCAAACTTTCTGATTTTGAAAAACAAGGGAGGCTCTTCCGGATCCGGGGTGAAAATCGTATAATATGA